The following proteins are encoded in a genomic region of Pseudomonas sp. Os17:
- a CDS encoding methyl-accepting chemotaxis protein: MRLKLLTNLNTLLLVAVCLALGATLWWSQRALERPYLLMERYLGLSQQFQNQVARNIEDYLASGDALRLSGATQALEALQGELGELPAPLAQSLRPSLASLDTFSKSDLLAAGKLAGDPQALLLQAERELGANLEQLSQYASGTKNPDAAQYLPLLLTASQHLGKLSLARDKLVSSGRSELAADVERELNSIRAQADRLEALPLLGVAASSESGTDDFAAMMGLENTQKAAAEDAGISLKRELNSLLNRYPAELERTREQIQKRADLSAATLLKITAVRQAIAELEPAVRAQHGQIQGEVRLMQGLMIGLILLIALVIDTLQRKLARVLTNLAPALSTWAEGDFSRPIQLGKTNRELHAIEESLNRLRAYLVDLVGTIRQNAEQVAGSSRALANLSSGLHSGAERQAGDTAQIRDALGELEATIQQVAGDASQAADASRSAGLAVQQGQKVIGLSLTGLHALVGEVQGNAQMIEHLAQESATIGGVLTVIRSIAEQTNLLALNAAIEAARAGEMGRGFAVVAEEVRSLAQRTAGATAEIQTLIAGLQSAAQQSVQGMRAQVEHAEATASQAQAADGALDEIVGAIQTIADTAVRIADVTAQQSGAVSEIRDHSERIHQLGGDNLLRIGEGRAQGENLLDLGGQLHTAVQAFRV, encoded by the coding sequence ATGCGCCTGAAGCTGCTGACCAATCTCAATACCCTGTTGCTCGTTGCCGTTTGCCTCGCCCTGGGGGCAACGCTGTGGTGGTCGCAACGGGCCCTGGAACGCCCCTATCTATTGATGGAGCGTTACCTGGGTCTGTCCCAGCAGTTTCAGAATCAAGTGGCGCGCAATATCGAAGACTATCTGGCCAGCGGCGATGCCCTGCGCCTGAGCGGCGCGACCCAGGCCCTGGAAGCCCTGCAGGGCGAGCTGGGCGAACTGCCAGCGCCGCTGGCGCAGAGCCTGCGCCCAAGCCTGGCCAGCCTCGACACCTTCAGCAAGAGCGACCTGCTGGCCGCGGGCAAGCTGGCCGGCGATCCCCAGGCGCTGCTGTTGCAGGCCGAGCGCGAACTGGGGGCCAACCTGGAGCAGCTCAGCCAGTACGCCAGCGGGACCAAGAACCCGGACGCGGCCCAGTACCTGCCGTTGTTGCTCACCGCCTCACAGCACCTGGGCAAACTGTCCCTGGCCCGCGACAAGCTGGTGAGCAGCGGTCGCAGCGAACTGGCCGCCGATGTCGAACGCGAACTCAACAGCATTCGTGCCCAGGCCGATCGGCTTGAAGCCCTGCCTTTATTAGGCGTGGCGGCCAGCAGTGAGTCCGGCACCGATGATTTCGCCGCCATGATGGGCCTGGAAAACACCCAGAAAGCCGCCGCCGAAGACGCCGGGATCAGCCTCAAGCGCGAGCTCAACAGCCTGCTCAACCGCTACCCGGCGGAACTTGAGCGCACCCGCGAGCAGATCCAGAAACGCGCCGACCTGAGCGCCGCCACCCTGCTGAAAATCACCGCCGTGCGCCAGGCCATTGCCGAGCTGGAACCGGCGGTGCGGGCCCAGCACGGGCAGATCCAGGGCGAAGTACGGCTGATGCAGGGGCTGATGATCGGCCTGATCCTGCTGATCGCCCTGGTCATCGACACCTTGCAGCGCAAGCTGGCCCGGGTCCTGACCAACCTGGCCCCGGCCCTGTCGACCTGGGCCGAAGGCGACTTCAGCCGACCGATCCAGCTGGGCAAGACCAACCGCGAACTGCACGCCATCGAAGAGTCCCTGAACCGTCTGCGCGCCTACCTGGTGGACCTGGTGGGCACCATCCGCCAGAACGCCGAGCAAGTGGCCGGCAGCAGCCGCGCCCTGGCCAACCTCAGCAGCGGCCTGCACAGCGGGGCCGAGCGCCAGGCCGGTGATACCGCGCAGATCCGCGATGCCCTGGGCGAGCTGGAAGCCACCATCCAACAGGTCGCCGGCGATGCCAGCCAGGCCGCCGATGCCAGCCGCAGCGCCGGCCTCGCGGTGCAACAGGGACAGAAAGTCATTGGCCTGAGCCTCACCGGCCTGCATGCCCTTGTAGGGGAAGTCCAGGGCAACGCGCAGATGATCGAGCATCTGGCCCAGGAATCGGCGACCATCGGCGGCGTGCTGACGGTGATCCGCTCCATCGCCGAACAGACCAACCTGCTGGCCCTCAACGCCGCCATCGAAGCCGCCCGCGCCGGAGAAATGGGCCGCGGTTTCGCCGTTGTCGCCGAAGAGGTGCGCTCCCTGGCCCAGCGCACTGCCGGGGCCACGGCTGAGATCCAGACCCTGATCGCCGGCCTGCAAAGCGCCGCGCAGCAATCGGTGCAAGGCATGCGTGCCCAGGTGGAGCATGCCGAAGCCACCGCCAGTCAGGCCCAGGCCGCCGACGGCGCGCTGGATGAAATCGTCGGGGCGATCCAGACCATCGCCGACACGGCCGTGCGCATCGCCGATGTCACAGCCCAGCAAAGCGGCGCGGTCAGCGAGATCCGCGACCACAGCGAACGCATCCATCAACTGGGCGGCGACAACCTGCTGCGCATCGGCGAAGGCCGGGCCCAGGGCGAGAACCTGCTGGACCTGGGCGGTCAACTGCACACCGCGGTGCAGGCCTTCCGCGTCTGA
- the gcbA gene encoding diguanylate cyclase GcbA — MTEPEDPSRERLKHHFAQRVIHQARQILEIWQRLQRSEWSTNDMSELCEANLRLLRFAERFEQPEHTQLARSISQSLEAVDANRGRLSSTLITDLNRLMQRLSRTGLRHGDQLEQTFLPPLRKPIYVMLQDHDRAERLAKQLEFFGLSAQSLDSIAAFRSSMVERLPAAIVIDVDFCGPGMGLTLAAEAQVGLEQKLPLLFFSLHETDTPTRLAAVRAGGQEFLTGTLEASSLLEKIEVLTCVAQYEPYKVLIIDDSRAQALHTERLLNSAGIVTRTLIEPIQAMAELADFQPDLIILDMYMPACTGTELAKVIRHNDRYVSVPIIYLSAEDDLDKQLDAMSEGGDDFLTKPIKPRHLITTVRNRAARARNLKARMVRDSLTGLYNHTHILQLLEDCSFRARRENKPLSFAMLDIDHFKRVNDSHGHPMGDRVIKSLALFLKQRLRKTDFIGRYGGEEFAIVMPDTDQEAACKVLDEIRQRFAEIHYPAQPQDLWCTFSAGVVEMQEDSDSLMMASQADEALYRAKHGGRNRVQAARQSSQSATFSSESTDSVITL; from the coding sequence ATGACCGAGCCAGAAGACCCCAGCCGTGAGCGCCTCAAGCACCACTTTGCCCAGCGGGTAATTCATCAGGCACGTCAGATTCTTGAGATATGGCAGCGTCTGCAACGCAGCGAATGGTCCACCAACGACATGTCCGAACTGTGCGAGGCCAACCTGCGCCTGCTGCGCTTCGCCGAACGCTTTGAACAACCCGAACACACTCAGCTGGCCCGCAGCATCAGTCAGTCCCTTGAGGCGGTGGATGCCAATCGCGGCCGCCTGAGCAGCACGCTGATCACCGATCTCAACCGCCTGATGCAACGCCTGTCGCGCACCGGCCTGCGTCACGGCGACCAGCTGGAACAGACCTTTCTGCCGCCTTTGCGCAAGCCGATCTACGTGATGCTGCAGGACCACGACCGCGCCGAACGCCTGGCCAAGCAGCTGGAGTTCTTCGGCCTCAGCGCCCAGTCCCTGGACAGCATTGCGGCCTTTCGCTCATCCATGGTCGAACGCCTGCCGGCCGCCATCGTCATCGATGTCGACTTTTGCGGCCCCGGCATGGGCCTGACCCTGGCCGCCGAGGCCCAGGTCGGCCTGGAGCAGAAACTGCCGCTGCTGTTCTTCAGCCTGCATGAAACCGATACCCCGACCCGCCTCGCCGCCGTGCGCGCCGGAGGCCAGGAGTTCCTCACCGGCACCCTGGAAGCCTCCAGCCTGCTGGAAAAGATCGAGGTCCTGACCTGCGTCGCCCAGTACGAACCCTATAAAGTGCTGATCATCGATGACTCCCGGGCCCAGGCGCTGCACACCGAGCGCCTGCTCAACAGCGCCGGGATCGTCACCCGCACCCTGATCGAGCCGATCCAGGCCATGGCCGAGCTGGCGGATTTCCAGCCGGACCTGATCATCCTCGACATGTACATGCCGGCCTGCACCGGCACCGAGCTGGCCAAGGTGATCCGCCACAACGACCGCTACGTCAGCGTGCCGATCATCTACCTGTCCGCCGAGGACGACCTGGACAAGCAGCTGGACGCCATGAGCGAAGGCGGCGACGACTTCCTGACCAAGCCGATCAAGCCGCGGCACCTGATCACCACCGTGCGCAACCGCGCGGCCCGGGCGCGCAACCTCAAGGCGCGGATGGTCCGCGACAGCCTCACCGGCCTGTACAACCACACCCATATCCTGCAATTGCTGGAAGACTGCAGCTTCCGCGCCCGCCGCGAGAACAAGCCGCTGAGCTTTGCCATGCTCGATATCGACCACTTCAAGCGGGTCAACGACAGCCACGGCCACCCCATGGGCGACCGGGTGATCAAGAGCCTGGCGCTGTTTCTCAAGCAACGCCTGCGCAAGACCGACTTCATCGGCCGCTACGGCGGCGAGGAGTTCGCCATCGTCATGCCCGACACCGATCAGGAAGCCGCCTGCAAGGTGCTCGACGAAATCCGCCAGCGCTTCGCCGAGATCCACTACCCGGCCCAGCCCCAGGACCTGTGGTGCACCTTCAGCGCCGGGGTGGTGGAGATGCAGGAAGACTCCGACAGCCTGATGATGGCCAGCCAGGCCGACGAAGCGCTGTACCGCGCCAAGCACGGCGGCCGCAACCGGGTACAGGCCGCGCGGCAATCAAGTCAAAGTGCCACCTTTTCATCCGAATCCACTGATTCGGTCATAACCTTGTAA